Proteins encoded by one window of Candidatus Sumerlaea chitinivorans:
- a CDS encoding membrane protein yields MRLTRWIWLPLALTLAGGARFTFAQEKPNEETATTTTPADWRTRIAPTDFASSGTGSWLSPTIVAPFPFDELIYSWNAALPPREGFRLYLKVTFGPADESPWLYAGYWGDVRDRVTSRSLPRFDAGVLDMDWLKLTRKAAAFRFRVDDAGSAPLSRLPSLAIVATDNSPSTPTLALARALETVPDAQPRILDLPFRRQMDSRGNLTPNRCQSAALATALEYYGLKLPLEEIVARCYDEEYAYPGVWPRVIATASHYGFEAYIDRFRTWDRVRAALAENKVILCSIRMRRGECEQPPYEQMGNHIVALNGVTDDGRVVVTDSFLAKSGRGRQCQWLMRDFEKVWMRAKGGIALVICPPKNAQAKLVTDLPPFPYGREPIRGDDH; encoded by the coding sequence ATGCGACTCACGCGGTGGATCTGGTTACCGCTCGCGCTAACGCTTGCTGGTGGCGCACGCTTCACATTTGCTCAGGAGAAACCAAACGAGGAGACCGCTACAACCACCACTCCTGCAGATTGGCGCACGCGCATTGCGCCGACCGATTTTGCGTCCAGTGGGACGGGCTCGTGGCTCTCCCCCACGATCGTCGCACCGTTTCCTTTTGACGAACTAATTTACTCGTGGAACGCCGCTCTGCCGCCACGCGAAGGATTCCGCCTCTACCTGAAGGTCACGTTCGGGCCTGCCGACGAATCCCCATGGCTTTATGCGGGCTACTGGGGAGACGTGCGCGACCGCGTCACTTCCCGAAGCCTGCCACGCTTCGACGCGGGGGTCTTGGATATGGACTGGCTTAAACTCACGCGCAAAGCCGCAGCATTTCGCTTCCGGGTCGACGACGCCGGCTCCGCTCCGCTCTCGCGTCTGCCCTCGCTCGCGATCGTGGCAACGGACAACTCGCCCTCCACGCCTACCCTCGCCCTCGCGCGAGCACTCGAAACAGTCCCCGACGCGCAGCCGCGGATTCTCGATTTGCCATTCCGTCGCCAGATGGACTCCCGCGGAAACCTGACACCCAATCGCTGCCAGTCAGCAGCGCTTGCCACTGCCCTCGAGTACTATGGTTTGAAACTCCCGCTTGAGGAGATCGTCGCTCGCTGCTACGACGAGGAATATGCTTACCCCGGGGTGTGGCCGCGCGTCATTGCGACCGCCTCGCACTATGGTTTTGAGGCCTACATAGATCGCTTCCGCACGTGGGATCGCGTGCGCGCCGCTCTCGCAGAGAACAAAGTCATCCTTTGCTCGATCCGCATGCGGCGCGGCGAGTGCGAACAACCACCCTACGAGCAAATGGGCAATCACATCGTCGCGCTCAATGGAGTGACGGACGACGGCCGGGTGGTCGTCACGGATTCTTTCCTCGCAAAAAGTGGGCGCGGTCGCCAGTGCCAATGGCTGATGCGAGATTTCGAAAAAGTCTGGATGCGAGCGAAGGGAGGGATTGCCCTCGTGATTTGTCCGCCCAAGAATGCTCAGGCTAAACTTGTGACTGATCTACCCCCATTCCCTTACGGACGCGAGCCGATCCGCGGCGATGATCACTGA
- a CDS encoding Large-conductance mechanosensitive channel, translating to MKTIWKEFREFAVKGNVVDMAVGVIIGAAFSKVVNSLVEHILMPPLSVIAGKMDFSSAGIVLSSQHFDTLEAAKKAGVPILYYGQFLNALVNFAIVSVALFFVVKAINRLRSAEAPSPTTQPCPFCKMTIPVGAKRCGHCTAPLPEA from the coding sequence ATGAAAACGATCTGGAAGGAATTCCGCGAGTTTGCTGTGAAAGGCAACGTGGTGGACATGGCAGTGGGCGTCATCATTGGCGCGGCGTTTTCCAAGGTGGTGAATTCTCTCGTCGAGCATATTCTCATGCCACCTCTCTCGGTTATTGCAGGCAAGATGGACTTCTCCAGCGCTGGGATTGTGCTCTCTTCCCAACATTTTGACACCCTTGAGGCTGCCAAGAAAGCTGGGGTCCCCATTCTGTACTACGGCCAATTTCTCAACGCCCTCGTGAATTTTGCGATTGTCTCCGTGGCCCTCTTCTTTGTAGTGAAAGCGATCAACCGCTTGAGAAGCGCTGAGGCGCCCTCGCCAACCACACAACCGTGTCCGTTCTGTAAGATGACAATCCCCGTGGGAGCGAAGCGGTGTGGCCATTGTACGGCCCCGCTCCCGGAGGCTTAG
- a CDS encoding Transcriptional regulator, MarR family, producing MIGLRKAPELETLKQMADRYPKLDARSLHFALCALVISSDIEAALDRHFAHYGLSHGRFVVLVNLYSAPNHELLPSAIADLVRVSRATMTTLLTGLERAGLIQRHSRPSTDRRTSPVRLTSKGRALLERVLPDHYARLTKMVNHLTRAEQRTLLQLMEKLHQGLSELHGTNKETL from the coding sequence ATGATTGGACTACGCAAGGCCCCGGAGCTTGAGACACTCAAGCAAATGGCAGATCGCTACCCCAAGTTAGATGCGCGCTCCCTGCATTTTGCGCTTTGTGCCCTCGTGATAAGTTCGGATATTGAAGCTGCCCTCGACCGGCATTTCGCCCACTATGGGCTCAGCCACGGCCGTTTCGTGGTGCTGGTGAATCTCTACTCCGCGCCGAATCACGAGCTTTTGCCCTCGGCGATTGCGGACTTGGTGCGTGTCAGCCGAGCCACCATGACGACTTTGCTTACAGGCTTAGAGCGTGCGGGGCTAATCCAACGCCATAGTCGGCCGAGCACAGACCGACGGACGAGTCCCGTGCGACTGACTTCGAAGGGGCGAGCTCTTCTCGAGCGTGTCTTACCAGATCACTACGCGCGCCTCACCAAAATGGTGAACCACCTCACGCGCGCTGAGCAACGAACGCTCCTGCAGCTCATGGAAAAGTTGCATCAAGGCCTGTCCGAACTTCACGGCACCAACAAGGAGACCCTATGA
- a CDS encoding Membrane fusion component of tripartite multidrug resistance system has protein sequence MSAEIPKATEPASTPSSTPPVEPKPPTANRVRGLMLVGILLVGVVAAWPIVHKWLTHESTDDAFIEAHVVQIAPQVAGRVARVFVDDNQEVTSGTLLCELDPADYEVAVARARAALELAQAQTEQARAAVAAAQANVGQAEAAVLVAQATAENAEADLQRYENLYRTQSISEQTLLTARTQERVTKAQVEQAKKQLTAAQAQVETARAALLAAQAQENVARTQLAKAELDLSYTHVRAPMDGRVTKKNVEPGQFLAVGQPILALVGRDRWVVANFKETQLAHMKPGQPVKIRIDAMPGQSFAGKVDSIQAGTGSRFSLLPAENATGNFVKVVQRVPVKIVFDPPLVPEIAGRLGAGMSVVPQVKVK, from the coding sequence ATGAGCGCCGAGATCCCGAAAGCAACCGAGCCTGCCAGCACGCCGTCGTCAACTCCCCCTGTCGAACCGAAGCCTCCCACGGCAAACCGAGTGCGGGGGCTTATGCTCGTCGGGATTCTTCTGGTTGGAGTCGTTGCGGCTTGGCCCATTGTTCACAAATGGCTCACCCATGAATCCACGGACGATGCTTTTATCGAAGCTCACGTAGTGCAGATTGCCCCGCAGGTGGCTGGACGCGTTGCGCGTGTGTTTGTGGACGATAACCAAGAGGTGACCTCCGGGACACTGCTCTGCGAGCTCGATCCGGCCGACTACGAGGTTGCGGTCGCGCGCGCCAGAGCCGCCCTCGAGCTCGCGCAGGCTCAGACCGAGCAAGCACGAGCGGCCGTTGCTGCTGCACAAGCAAACGTGGGTCAAGCGGAAGCCGCGGTTCTCGTCGCTCAAGCGACAGCCGAGAACGCGGAAGCCGATCTACAGCGGTATGAAAACCTCTACCGCACGCAGTCCATTTCTGAGCAGACTCTTCTGACGGCACGTACCCAAGAGCGGGTGACAAAAGCACAAGTCGAACAGGCCAAGAAGCAGCTCACCGCTGCACAAGCTCAGGTTGAGACGGCTCGAGCTGCTTTGCTTGCCGCACAAGCACAAGAGAACGTGGCCCGCACCCAGCTCGCAAAGGCGGAACTCGACCTCTCGTATACTCACGTGCGCGCCCCCATGGATGGGCGAGTCACCAAGAAAAACGTCGAGCCCGGCCAATTCCTTGCCGTCGGCCAGCCTATTCTTGCACTTGTGGGACGCGACCGCTGGGTCGTAGCGAATTTCAAGGAAACGCAGCTCGCGCACATGAAACCCGGCCAGCCCGTTAAGATCCGTATTGACGCGATGCCGGGCCAATCCTTTGCAGGGAAGGTCGACAGCATCCAAGCAGGCACTGGCTCGCGCTTTAGCCTACTCCCCGCAGAGAACGCCACGGGCAACTTTGTGAAAGTGGTCCAGCGAGTGCCGGTAAAGATTGTCTTTGATCCGCCCCTTGTGCCCGAAATTGCCGGACGCCTCGGCGCCGGCATGAGCGTCGTTCCCCAAGTGAAGGTAAAATGA
- a CDS encoding Inner membrane component of tripartite multidrug resistance system, protein MTAAELLRPRHVNPWLVAWVVALATFMEVLDTTIAAVSLRHIAGGLAAGLDESTWVLTSYLVANAIVIPISGWLMTIAGRKRFYMGCTALFTLASALCGLAPSLSALIFFRLLQGASGGGLQPAAQAILADAFPKERHGQAFAFYGIAVVFAPIIGPTLGGWITDNFSWHWIFLINVPVGIVSLLLTAIFVFDPPALVEERKRRLAEGVRIDVVGLILVIVGLGSLELFLDEGERHDWLASPFIRTCAISAAACLSALLVWELRHPRPVVDIPLWRNRNFFAASVVMFSIGFILYGTTQLLPQLLQTLLGYTSTLAGMAMTPGGIAVLFMMPIVGQLLSKYHVQPRTLIGVGLCIMAAAMWHMAGFNLQITFQQAVLARIFQAASLGFLFVPINTIAYAGLPPEKSNNAAALINLVRNIGGSTGIAVCTAMLSRRTQFHHLRLGEHLSSLDPQLQQFLSTVEHLLPAGQPSTLASPSPRALALLDAMVNRQAAMMAYLDIFVFLTYVALAMIPLVFVLRKIQPRGGPTLAH, encoded by the coding sequence ATGACTGCTGCCGAGCTCCTTCGCCCTCGCCACGTCAATCCTTGGCTGGTTGCGTGGGTGGTGGCTTTGGCCACTTTTATGGAGGTGCTCGACACCACCATTGCAGCCGTTTCCTTACGTCACATCGCCGGCGGGCTTGCGGCCGGACTCGACGAAAGCACCTGGGTGTTAACAAGTTATCTTGTAGCGAACGCGATTGTAATCCCCATCAGTGGATGGCTCATGACGATCGCCGGGCGCAAGCGGTTCTACATGGGTTGCACGGCGCTTTTCACGTTGGCCTCGGCGTTGTGTGGGCTTGCGCCGTCGCTCTCCGCTCTCATTTTTTTCCGCCTTCTCCAAGGTGCCAGCGGAGGAGGTCTTCAACCCGCCGCTCAGGCCATACTTGCCGACGCTTTTCCCAAAGAGCGCCACGGGCAGGCCTTCGCATTTTACGGGATCGCTGTGGTCTTCGCGCCAATTATTGGGCCCACGCTCGGCGGATGGATCACGGACAATTTCTCATGGCACTGGATCTTCCTCATCAATGTCCCGGTGGGGATCGTCTCACTCCTTCTAACAGCGATTTTCGTCTTCGACCCCCCCGCTCTCGTCGAAGAGCGTAAACGGCGGCTTGCTGAGGGCGTGCGTATTGATGTCGTTGGTCTTATCCTTGTCATCGTCGGCCTTGGTTCGTTGGAGCTCTTTCTGGACGAGGGAGAGCGCCACGATTGGCTGGCCTCGCCCTTTATCCGCACCTGCGCGATTAGCGCCGCCGCATGCCTCTCAGCACTTCTCGTGTGGGAATTGCGCCACCCTCGGCCGGTGGTGGATATCCCCCTCTGGCGGAATCGGAATTTCTTCGCCGCGTCCGTGGTCATGTTTTCGATTGGCTTCATCCTCTATGGTACAACCCAACTGCTACCGCAGCTCCTGCAGACGCTTCTTGGCTACACCTCGACACTGGCAGGCATGGCCATGACTCCGGGCGGCATCGCGGTGCTTTTCATGATGCCCATCGTCGGCCAGCTCCTCAGCAAGTATCACGTCCAGCCGCGCACTCTCATCGGTGTGGGGCTCTGCATCATGGCCGCCGCGATGTGGCACATGGCGGGCTTTAATCTGCAGATCACATTTCAGCAAGCGGTCCTCGCACGAATTTTTCAGGCAGCAAGCCTTGGCTTCCTCTTTGTTCCCATCAACACGATCGCCTACGCGGGGCTCCCACCCGAAAAAAGCAACAATGCCGCGGCTCTCATCAATCTCGTACGCAACATCGGTGGCAGCACCGGCATTGCCGTCTGCACGGCGATGTTATCGCGCCGCACCCAATTTCACCACCTACGCCTTGGCGAGCATCTGAGCTCCTTGGACCCGCAGCTCCAACAGTTTCTCTCCACCGTGGAACACCTTCTGCCAGCTGGCCAACCATCCACCCTTGCCTCGCCATCCCCTCGCGCTCTTGCTTTGCTGGATGCCATGGTGAACCGGCAAGCAGCAATGATGGCTTACTTGGATATCTTCGTCTTCCTGACCTACGTCGCACTGGCCATGATTCCGCTGGTTTTCGTACTTCGCAAAATCCAGCCCCGAGGTGGCCCCACGCTTGCTCACTGA
- a CDS encoding 3-isopropylmalate dehydratase small subunit, with protein sequence MAKVVFKVGDDVSTDAIYPGRFMATVLPTETPQYCFADHKEFNEKLNKGEIPPGSVIVAGQNFGCGSSREQAASCLKGWGLIIVARGIARIFLQNAVNLGLQTVIAPEVEAEVGDELEILPDKVVNKTSGKEFAIVPHAPARQAIIDAGGLIPYARKKLLEERGQAA encoded by the coding sequence ATGGCGAAGGTAGTGTTCAAAGTCGGGGACGACGTTTCGACGGATGCGATCTATCCGGGACGCTTCATGGCCACGGTCCTGCCGACCGAAACGCCGCAGTACTGTTTTGCAGATCACAAGGAATTTAACGAGAAGCTTAATAAAGGCGAAATTCCGCCGGGCTCGGTGATTGTGGCGGGGCAGAACTTCGGGTGCGGCTCGTCGCGCGAGCAGGCGGCGTCGTGCCTAAAGGGATGGGGTCTCATCATCGTGGCGCGTGGGATCGCGCGAATCTTCCTCCAGAATGCCGTGAATTTGGGGCTGCAGACGGTCATCGCCCCTGAGGTCGAGGCGGAAGTCGGCGATGAGCTCGAGATCTTGCCGGACAAGGTCGTGAACAAGACTTCTGGAAAAGAGTTCGCCATCGTGCCGCACGCGCCTGCGCGGCAGGCGATCATTGACGCCGGCGGTCTCATCCCCTACGCGCGCAAGAAGCTTCTGGAAGAGCGCGGACAAGCGGCGTAG
- a CDS encoding 3-isopropylmalate dehydratase large subunit, producing MGATVAEKILAKAAGKARVSPGDVVEPQVGLAMSHENAALVINQFKEIFKDTGLEPKVWDPSRIAIIFDHRVPAESAKTANNQKKIREFVAQQGITKFHEIRGDEGGICHQILPENGYVRPGMVVVGTDSHTTTHGALGAIAWGIGATEMAAVWALGRVLNVEVPPTIKVVIEGELPPLVSAKDIILYLIGKISAQGANFRVMEFHGSTAKAMPTSSRLVLSNMSVEAGATAGIFPADEETVRYLREEAGVTDELEMVVPDADAQYEKVIEIDVSKLEPQVACPHTVDNVKPIGSVEGRKVDQIVIGSCTNGRLDDIEIAARILKGKKIARNARMLVFPASGRIYREALERGYIQTLMEAGAVVMNSGCGCCLGVHQGALADGEVALSTTNRNFKGRMGNPNAEVYLCSPATAAASAITGVITDPRKGA from the coding sequence ATGGGAGCAACAGTTGCAGAAAAAATCCTTGCGAAGGCAGCGGGGAAAGCGCGGGTTTCGCCCGGCGACGTGGTGGAGCCGCAAGTGGGGCTCGCTATGTCGCACGAGAACGCCGCGCTGGTCATCAATCAGTTCAAAGAGATTTTCAAGGATACCGGGCTTGAGCCCAAGGTTTGGGATCCGAGCCGAATCGCGATCATTTTTGACCACCGCGTTCCCGCCGAAAGCGCGAAAACCGCGAACAACCAAAAGAAGATCCGCGAGTTCGTGGCTCAGCAGGGCATTACGAAATTCCACGAGATTCGCGGCGACGAGGGCGGAATCTGCCACCAGATCTTGCCCGAGAACGGATATGTTCGGCCGGGGATGGTCGTGGTGGGCACCGATTCGCACACGACCACGCATGGGGCGCTCGGCGCAATCGCGTGGGGTATTGGTGCCACGGAAATGGCGGCCGTTTGGGCCTTGGGGCGAGTGCTCAACGTCGAAGTCCCGCCCACGATCAAAGTCGTGATTGAGGGTGAGCTTCCGCCGCTGGTGTCGGCTAAGGACATTATCCTCTACCTGATTGGCAAGATTTCCGCGCAAGGGGCCAACTTCCGCGTGATGGAGTTCCACGGCTCGACCGCAAAGGCAATGCCGACGAGCAGCCGGTTGGTGCTCTCGAACATGTCCGTGGAGGCCGGCGCGACGGCGGGGATTTTCCCGGCCGACGAAGAAACCGTGCGCTATCTGCGTGAGGAAGCCGGCGTGACCGATGAACTCGAGATGGTAGTACCCGACGCCGACGCGCAGTACGAGAAGGTGATCGAAATCGACGTTTCGAAACTCGAGCCGCAGGTGGCGTGCCCGCACACCGTGGATAACGTCAAGCCGATCGGCTCCGTGGAGGGACGCAAAGTGGATCAGATCGTCATCGGCTCGTGCACGAACGGACGGCTCGACGACATCGAGATTGCCGCGCGGATTCTCAAGGGTAAGAAAATTGCCAGAAACGCACGCATGCTGGTATTCCCGGCGTCGGGGCGGATTTACCGTGAAGCGCTTGAGCGCGGCTACATCCAGACGTTGATGGAAGCGGGCGCGGTCGTAATGAACTCAGGCTGCGGCTGTTGCTTGGGCGTGCACCAAGGCGCGTTGGCGGACGGCGAGGTCGCGCTCTCGACGACGAACCGGAATTTCAAAGGACGCATGGGCAACCCCAACGCCGAGGTTTATCTCTGCTCGCCCGCGACGGCGGCCGCGAGTGCCATCACCGGCGTGATCACCGACCCACGGAAAGGAGCGTGA
- a CDS encoding carboxyvinyl-carboxyphosphonate phosphorylmutase, with protein MPRNYEQHRLKSELDLGFFPTRVGKKIHRALEQRKDRKMKKSAVLRKAIMERRAVVVPGCYDAFSAKVIESCGFEAIQISGFGLAGSLLAKPDVGLVQMKDILDITWNIAEAVNIPVMADIDTGGGNAVNAAYITERLIKMGVAGMNIEDQVFPKRCGHMVGKEVISAEEMVGKIRACAAVRDKLDKDFVINARTDCFASMGLEEAIRRCKLYAEAGADLVFIDAIKTRADIEAAVKAVPVPLSVNLMDAVSGVKTELIPIPELAKMGVGRVSIPVASIMVVHKALRDFFTALKQSPTGTLPGQTQWLTSFKEYTDFVGLPEYQAMEKEYLPAAKVQEKYGA; from the coding sequence TTGCCGCGGAACTATGAGCAACACCGGCTGAAAAGTGAGCTTGATCTGGGGTTTTTCCCCACGCGTGTTGGCAAAAAGATCCATCGTGCGTTAGAGCAAAGAAAGGACAGGAAAATGAAGAAGAGTGCAGTCCTGCGCAAGGCGATCATGGAACGGCGGGCGGTGGTGGTGCCCGGCTGTTACGATGCGTTTAGCGCGAAAGTCATCGAATCCTGCGGCTTCGAGGCGATCCAGATTTCTGGGTTTGGGCTGGCAGGTTCGTTGTTGGCAAAGCCCGACGTCGGGCTCGTGCAGATGAAGGATATCCTCGACATCACTTGGAACATCGCGGAGGCCGTCAATATCCCCGTGATGGCGGATATTGACACCGGCGGCGGCAATGCCGTCAACGCGGCCTACATCACCGAGCGGCTCATCAAGATGGGTGTGGCCGGCATGAACATTGAGGATCAGGTGTTCCCGAAGCGGTGTGGCCACATGGTGGGCAAGGAAGTCATCAGCGCCGAAGAGATGGTGGGAAAGATCCGCGCTTGTGCGGCGGTGCGCGATAAACTCGACAAGGATTTCGTGATCAATGCGCGAACCGACTGCTTCGCCTCGATGGGGCTGGAGGAGGCCATCCGCCGTTGCAAGCTTTATGCGGAGGCGGGAGCAGACCTCGTGTTCATTGACGCGATTAAGACGCGTGCAGACATTGAGGCGGCGGTGAAAGCGGTGCCCGTGCCGCTATCGGTAAACCTGATGGATGCGGTGAGCGGCGTGAAGACCGAGCTGATCCCCATTCCCGAGCTTGCGAAAATGGGCGTGGGACGCGTCTCCATCCCCGTCGCCTCCATTATGGTGGTGCACAAGGCGCTGCGTGATTTCTTTACGGCGCTCAAACAATCGCCCACCGGGACGCTGCCGGGCCAGACGCAGTGGCTCACGTCGTTCAAGGAGTACACGGATTTTGTCGGTTTGCCTGAGTATCAGGCAATGGAGAAGGAGTACTTGCCTGCAGCGAAGGTGCAGGAAAAGTACGGTGCATAG
- a CDS encoding 3-isopropylmalate dehydrogenase, which yields MGKKFKIAWLPGDGVGKEVLEAARIVLDAVGFEAEYHHGDIGWEFWKKEGDALPARTIELLKTCDAALFGAITSKPAKQAAEELAPELRDKGLTYRSPIVRMRQLFDLYICFRPCKAYTGNPLNYREGIDLVVFRENTEDLYIGIEFNEFPENLRQLPEFAKIPEKAAVSLKVNTRRGSERIIRAAFEWARKNGRKKVTCVHKANVVRATDGLFLSVFKEVASEYPDIASDDANIDALCMWLLKNPFNYDVLVAPNLYGDIISDLCAQMVGGLGFASSGNIGEKVAVFEPTHGSAPKYEGLYKVNPVATILAAKLMLEWLGCTEQAQRIDQAVAKVIAKGEVRTYDMGGNASTLDMARAIAAEL from the coding sequence ATGGGCAAGAAGTTCAAGATCGCATGGCTCCCCGGCGACGGTGTCGGGAAGGAAGTTCTGGAAGCCGCGCGGATCGTTCTCGATGCGGTGGGTTTTGAGGCCGAGTACCATCACGGAGACATCGGCTGGGAATTTTGGAAGAAAGAGGGCGACGCGCTGCCGGCGCGTACGATTGAACTCCTGAAGACTTGCGATGCGGCGCTTTTCGGGGCGATCACCTCGAAACCCGCAAAACAGGCGGCGGAGGAGCTGGCGCCGGAGCTGCGCGACAAAGGGCTGACGTATCGCAGTCCCATCGTGCGGATGCGGCAGCTTTTTGATCTCTACATTTGCTTCCGCCCGTGCAAAGCTTACACCGGCAATCCGCTGAACTACCGCGAGGGAATTGATCTGGTGGTGTTCCGCGAAAACACGGAAGATTTGTACATTGGGATCGAGTTTAATGAGTTCCCCGAAAATTTGCGCCAGTTGCCGGAGTTTGCAAAGATTCCCGAGAAGGCGGCGGTGTCGCTCAAGGTCAACACGCGGCGCGGAAGCGAGCGCATCATCCGGGCGGCGTTTGAATGGGCGCGCAAAAATGGGCGAAAGAAGGTCACGTGTGTGCACAAGGCCAACGTCGTGCGTGCAACCGATGGTCTCTTCCTCAGCGTCTTCAAAGAGGTGGCAAGCGAGTACCCGGACATTGCCAGCGACGATGCGAACATCGACGCGCTGTGCATGTGGCTGCTGAAGAATCCGTTCAATTACGACGTCTTGGTAGCGCCGAATCTCTACGGCGACATTATTTCGGATCTGTGCGCGCAAATGGTGGGTGGACTTGGCTTTGCTTCGAGCGGCAACATCGGCGAGAAAGTCGCGGTCTTCGAGCCGACCCACGGAAGCGCTCCAAAGTACGAAGGGCTCTACAAAGTCAATCCCGTCGCAACCATTCTGGCGGCGAAGCTCATGCTGGAGTGGCTGGGCTGCACCGAGCAAGCACAGCGGATTGATCAGGCCGTGGCAAAGGTGATCGCGAAGGGCGAAGTGCGCACCTACGACATGGGTGGCAACGCCTCGACACTTGATATGGCTCGCGCGATTGCCGCGGAACTATGA